Proteins encoded within one genomic window of Cucumis sativus cultivar 9930 chromosome 3, Cucumber_9930_V3, whole genome shotgun sequence:
- the LOC101210631 gene encoding inorganic phosphate transporter 1-11, which translates to MAIAVLDALDNARTQWYHITAIVIAGMGFFTDAYDLFCISTVSKLLGRLYYFNPDSTKPGKLPNQINNAVVGVALVGTLMGQLFFGWLGDKLGRKKVYGVTLVLMALCAICSGLSFGSTSKSVIGTLCFFRFWLGFGIGGDYPLSATIMSEYANKKTRGAFIAAVFAMQGMGLIFAGLVSMILSKIFLSLHKAPSYKAEPVFSTQPEGDFLWRIVLMLGALPAILTYYWRMKMPETGRYTALIEGNAKQAAADMGKVLEIQIQAEQEKLANFKSANEYGLLSKEFFDRHGLHLIGTTTTWFLLDIAFYSNNLTQKDIFPAMNLTKKPETVSALEEVYETSKAMFLVALLGTFPGYWFTVFLIEKLGRFKIQLIGFFMMSVFMAVLGVRYNYMKNHPVEFAIIYGLTFFFANFGPNSTTFVLPAELFPTRVRSTCHALSAASGKAGAIVGAFGVQNYTLDGNPSKIQKAMIFLAFTNMLGFVFTFLVTETKGRSLEEISGEDGEDLGSSRQAQ; encoded by the exons ATGGCAATCGCCGTGCTCGATGCCCTTGACAATGCTCGAACACAATGGTACCATATTACGGCCATAGTCATAGCCGGGATGGGCTTTTTCACAGATGCCTACGATCTTTTCTGCATTTCAACGGTGTCCAAGCTTCTCGGTCGACTTTATTACTTCAATCCAGATAGTACTAAGCCGGGAAAACTTCCAAACCAAATCAACAACGCGGTTGTGGGAGTTGCGTTGGTCGGAACCCTAATGGGACAACTTTTCTTTGGGTGGTTGGGTGATAAACTTGGAAGGAAGAAAGTTTATGGTGTTACCCTAGTCCTTATGGCTCTTTGTGCCATTTGTTCAGGGCTTTCTTTTGGGTCAACATCAAAGTCAGTGATAGGTACACTTTGTTTCTTTAGATTTTGGCTTGGATTTGGCATTGGGGGTGACTATCCACTTTCAGCCACCATCATGTCTGAATATGCTAACAAAAAGACTCGAGGGGCTTTCATTGCAGCTGTCTTTGCTATGCag GGTATGGGGCTAATATTTGCAGGGTTAGTATCAATGATCTTATCAAAAATCTTCCTCTCTCTTCATAAAGCTCCCTCATACAAAGCTGAGCCTGTATTTTCAACACAACCTGAAGGAGATTTCCTATGGAGAATAGTCCTGATGCTTGGTGCTTTACCAGCCATTTTAACTTACTATTGGAGAATGAAAATGCCTGAAACAGGACGTTACACTGCCCTAATTGAAGGTAATGCCAAACAAGCGGCTGCAGATATGGgaaaagttttagaaattcaaattcaagctGAGCAAGAAAAACTTGCCAATTTCAAATCAGCCAATGAATATGGTTTGTTATCTAAAGAGTTTTTTGATCGCCATGGACTTCATTTGATTGGAACTACCACTACTTGGTTCTTGTTGGACATTGCATTTTATAGCAATAATCTTACTCAAAAAGATATATTCCCAGCTAtgaatttgactaagaaaCCTGAGACAGTTAGTGCGTTGGAAGAGGTTTATGAAACTTCTAAAGCTATGTTTCTTGTTGCTTTACTTGGAACTTTCCCTGGCTATTGGTTCACTGTGTTTCTCATTGAGAAGCTTGGAAGGTTCAAAATCCAATTGATTGGTTTCTTTATGATGTCGGTTTTCATGGCCGTCCTCGGTGTTCGTTACAACTATATGAAGAATCACCCTGTCGAGTTTGCCATTATTTATGGCTTGACGTTTTTCTTTGCCAACTTTGGTCCTAATAGTACTACCTTTGTCCTTCCTGCTGAGCTTTTCCCAACTAGGGTTCGGTCGACGTGTCATGCTTTAAGTGCCGCATCGGGGAAGGCTGGTGCAATCGTTGGAGCATTCGGGGTGCAAAACTATACCCTAGATGGAAACCCTAGCAAGATTCAAAAGGCTATGATTTTCTTGGCCTTTACTAATATGCTAGGGTTTGTGTTCACGTTCTTGGTGACGGAAACAAAAGGGCGATCGTTGGAGGAGATCTCCGGTGAAGATGGGG